ATCTGGACGAGTATCGCAACAGTTCGGTCGCTTCGAACCTGGTCCGAAGAATCGCCGCTGAAGTCACACGACCGTGGGTCTTGATGGAAGTATGCGGCGGCCAGACGCATTCAATCGTCCGCTATGGAATCGATCGCATGATTCCCGGCGCAATCGAATTGGTGCACGGTCCAGGCTGCCCGGTCTGCGTCACCTCACTTGAAATGATCGACAAGGCTCACTCGATTGCGAGCCGGCCCGGCGTGATTTTTACCTCCTTCGGTGACATGCTGCGTGTTCCCGGCAGCCGCGGCGACCTGCTGACGCTAAGGAGCCGCGGCGCCGATGTTCGCGTAGTCTATTCACCTCTCGATGCGGTCCGTGTCGCACAGGAAAATCCCGACCAAAAGGTGGTCTTCTTCGGGATCGGATTCGAAACCACTGCGCCGGCGAATGCGATGGCGATATTTCATGCCAAACGGCAGGGCGTAAAAAACTTCTCGATGCTGGTTTCGCATGTGCTGGTGCCGCCAGCGATCGCGGCCATACTGCAGGCGCCCGGAAATCGCGTGCAGGGATTTCTCGGGCCGGGACACGTCTGCGCCGTGATGGGTTATCGCGAATACGAGTCGGTATGCGAGCGCTATCGCGTGCCGATTGTTATCAGCGGGTTCGAGCCGGTCGACTTGCTCGAAGGGATTCTGATGACTGTGCGTCAGCTCGAGGCCGGCCGTGCCGAAGTCGAAAATCAATATTCGCGTGCGGTCAGCAGGATTGGCAATCTGCCCGCGCAAAATCTGATCTCCGAAGTATTCGAGGTCGCCGACCGTCAATGGCGCGGCGTCGGGTCGATTCCTGACTCCGGCTACAAGATCAGCCATGAATACCGCGACCATGACGCAGAGAAAATTTTCGACGTCGATGCGATCGAGACACGCGAATCTTCGACGTGTATCAGTGGGCTGATCCTGCGCGGACTAAAGAAGCCCCTTGATTGTTCGGCGTTCGGAAAGCAGTGCACTCCGCAAAATCCCCTGGGCGCAACGATGGTTTCTGCGGAAGGCGCGTGCGCCGCCTACTACCAATACGGCAGATACCTCGACCCGAGGTCCAATGCACCGTCACGCCCCGTTGCGACCACTCCGCGCGAGACTGGACGATAAACGAGCAGCGCAATGGGTGCGGACGATGTCATCTAACGGTAGCAGCCCTTTCGGGGAATGCCCGCTGCCTGGTGCCGATACCGAGCAGATTACGCTCGGCCACGGGAGCGGCGGAAAACTCACCTCGCAGCTTATCGAGAGGATCATCCTGCCGGCCTTTCGCAATCCGGCTCTCGAAGCGCTCGACGATCAAGCGATCGTGTCGCTCGACGGCGCGCGCCTTGCCTTTACGACTGACTCCTATGTGATCACTCCGATCTTCTTCCCAGGCGGCGACATTGGCGAGCTGGCGGTCAACGGCACGATCAATGACCTGGCGATGGGCGGTGCGCAGCCGCAGGTGCTGTCTCTCGCGTTCATCCTCGAGGAAGGACTGCCAATCTCGGATCTCAAGCGCGTCGTTGATTCGGCGCGACGAGCCGCAGAGCGCGCAGATGTTCGGATAGTGACTGGCGATACCAAGGTTGTTGGCAGAGGCAGCGGCGACAAGGTCTTTATCAACACTTCCGGAATCGGCGTGGTGCCCGCCGGTGTCAATCTGTCATCGCGCAATGTGCGGCCAGGCGATGCGATTCTGCTTTCGGGTCCAATCGGCGATCACGGGGTCGCGATCATGTCGACCCGTCAGGGGCTGGAGTTCGAAGGCGAACTGATGAGCGATACCGCGGCGCTTCATGATCTGGCGGCCACGATGCTGGCAGCCTCGCACGACATTCATGCGATGCGAGATCCCACTCGCGGCGGACTCGCAGCGAGCGTAGCGGAGTTCGCCGCGCGTCAACATGTCGGGATTGAGATCGACGAGAGATCGATCCCAATTCACGATACTGTGCGCGGCGCCTGCGAAATTCTCGGTCTCGATCCGCTGCTGGTCGCAAACGAGGGCAAGCTCATAGCTTTTGTTCCGGAGCAATTCGCCGACAAAGTGGTTGGTGCCATGCGGCGGCATCCGCTGGGACCCGAGGCATGCCGGATTGGAAGCGTCACGGCTGAGCATCCCGGGTTTGTGATTCTTCGCACTCCAATCGGAGGTGATCGCGTGCTCGATCTTCCGTTCGGAGAAGCTTTGCCGCGAATCTGCTGAGGAGACGCAGTTGGAAATGCCCGCGTATGCAGCGCCGCTCGAAAAGCAGGGCAAAGCTTTGCAAACACGCGCGGATACAATCGCGGCGAAGCGTATCCGTGTCGAGGGTATCGTGCAGGGAGTCGGTTTCCGTCCGTTTGTGTGGGCGCTCGCACAGCGGCTCAGGCTGAACGGCTCCGTGGCCAATGACACATCGGGAGTCCTGATTAAGATTGAAGGTAGTCGCGCGAGCCTCGAGGACTTCGTGATGGCGCTGCGCCGTGAGGCGCCGCCGCTGGCAGTGATTGAAAGGATCACCGCGGAATCGATTCCCGCAGAAGGCAGGCAGCGATTCGAAATCCTTGGTAGCGATGCCGCGGGTCAGCGCGAAGCTCTGGTCTGTCCCGATATCTCAACCTGTGACGAGTGTTTGCGCGAGGTGTTCGATCCGAACGATCGTCGTTATCGCTACGCTTTCACGAACTGCACCAATTGCGGGCCGCGCTTCACGATTGTTCGCGGCGTTCCCTACGATCGCGCTCTGACGAGCATGGCCGGATTCAAGATGTGCTCCGCGTGCGAAC
This genomic window from Candidatus Binataceae bacterium contains:
- the hypD gene encoding hydrogenase formation protein HypD, giving the protein MKYLDEYRNSSVASNLVRRIAAEVTRPWVLMEVCGGQTHSIVRYGIDRMIPGAIELVHGPGCPVCVTSLEMIDKAHSIASRPGVIFTSFGDMLRVPGSRGDLLTLRSRGADVRVVYSPLDAVRVAQENPDQKVVFFGIGFETTAPANAMAIFHAKRQGVKNFSMLVSHVLVPPAIAAILQAPGNRVQGFLGPGHVCAVMGYREYESVCERYRVPIVISGFEPVDLLEGILMTVRQLEAGRAEVENQYSRAVSRIGNLPAQNLISEVFEVADRQWRGVGSIPDSGYKISHEYRDHDAEKIFDVDAIETRESSTCISGLILRGLKKPLDCSAFGKQCTPQNPLGATMVSAEGACAAYYQYGRYLDPRSNAPSRPVATTPRETGR
- the hypE gene encoding hydrogenase expression/formation protein HypE: MSSNGSSPFGECPLPGADTEQITLGHGSGGKLTSQLIERIILPAFRNPALEALDDQAIVSLDGARLAFTTDSYVITPIFFPGGDIGELAVNGTINDLAMGGAQPQVLSLAFILEEGLPISDLKRVVDSARRAAERADVRIVTGDTKVVGRGSGDKVFINTSGIGVVPAGVNLSSRNVRPGDAILLSGPIGDHGVAIMSTRQGLEFEGELMSDTAALHDLAATMLAASHDIHAMRDPTRGGLAASVAEFAARQHVGIEIDERSIPIHDTVRGACEILGLDPLLVANEGKLIAFVPEQFADKVVGAMRRHPLGPEACRIGSVTAEHPGFVILRTPIGGDRVLDLPFGEALPRIC